In one window of Bdellovibrio bacteriovorus W DNA:
- a CDS encoding ribonuclease BN (COG1295 Predicted membrane protein), with translation MTQKLRVHNLIEILRGVLQQMRDGELALVASSLAFSTAMALVPFLAVVLATFQSIGGLEALYPKVETLLLRNLTEAVGSDVTKFIRIFIKNINAGKLGTTGAIFLFITSIRLLHDMEVGVNRVWNQRTTRPFYKRLMYQWGLMLAIPILLAVYFGFLSMEQLKFVRSYVPPSASNSLLLIGILFFTYKVVPDANVRSKYAFWSAILSAGVLYIVHKSYSLLAVKFFSYNKIYGSFAAIPMLLIWILTMWYVILGGVALSAALQKRLEEMDETNKVLGDK, from the coding sequence ATGACACAAAAACTACGCGTCCACAACCTAATTGAAATTCTTCGCGGAGTCCTTCAACAAATGCGCGATGGAGAACTTGCACTAGTAGCAAGCTCTCTTGCATTTTCTACGGCAATGGCCCTCGTTCCGTTCTTGGCCGTTGTTCTTGCAACTTTTCAATCCATTGGCGGACTCGAAGCTCTTTATCCCAAAGTAGAAACTCTGCTTCTGCGAAATTTAACGGAAGCCGTTGGCTCTGACGTTACAAAGTTCATTCGAATCTTTATTAAAAACATCAACGCCGGAAAACTTGGAACGACAGGTGCGATCTTCCTATTCATCACCTCTATCCGTCTTCTTCATGATATGGAAGTCGGTGTCAATCGAGTGTGGAACCAGCGCACGACCCGTCCTTTCTATAAACGCTTGATGTATCAATGGGGATTAATGCTTGCGATTCCAATTTTACTGGCCGTGTATTTCGGTTTTCTCTCCATGGAACAGTTAAAATTTGTGCGCAGCTACGTTCCCCCAAGTGCCTCCAATAGCTTACTCCTGATCGGTATTTTGTTTTTCACTTACAAAGTCGTGCCTGATGCCAATGTACGATCTAAGTATGCCTTTTGGAGCGCGATACTATCAGCAGGCGTCTTATACATAGTCCATAAAAGTTATTCTCTCTTGGCAGTTAAGTTTTTCTCATACAATAAAATTTATGGATCTTTTGCCGCGATCCCAATGTTACTCATTTGGATTCTTACGATGTGGTATGTGATCCTGGGTGGCGTGGCTCTCTCAGCAGCCCTGCAGAAACGCCTAGAAGAGATGGATGAAACAAATAAAGTTTTAGGAGATAAATAG
- a CDS encoding transcriptional regulator (COG2204 Response regulator containing CheY-like receiver, AAA-type ATPase, and DNA-binding domains), which translates to MAITRVFSLLIVDDDPLVHQSLKMALPAHWKVFSAMRLEAIQYERFYHAAFVDMHLEPDAKKAAGPQVIAELMKHNQQLEVVAMSGDLSLPLMESCLKAGAQRFLGKPLTPEEVHLVLAKIEALWDLRNIDSQSDRNKAHWVGGSEASVKIKKRIAELRGESNSILIEGETGTGKEVVSRMLNQQEGNRPFIAVNLASIPEHLFESEMFGHLKGAFTGAEQNKMGLAEAANGGDLFLDEIEALPLSQQAKLLRFLESGEIRKVGAKETTTVQTRVIAASNKPLEKMVRDGEFREDLLYRLSSQKIQLPPLRDRLSDIAELAQFFLEAERPRRNKAFAEDGLTALQNYKWPGNIRELKRVCEQLSLTSPLPVIRAQDVHKWIQPSLSPQASTLNPLDLNKGLTALLAEHEAMIIKTCLQGTKDVEEAARQLQISRSSLYKKIKDYKLEEELV; encoded by the coding sequence ATGGCAATAACTCGAGTTTTTTCTCTACTTATCGTGGATGACGATCCCCTGGTTCATCAGTCCTTAAAAATGGCTCTTCCTGCGCACTGGAAAGTTTTCTCGGCTATGCGCCTAGAAGCCATTCAATACGAAAGATTCTATCACGCTGCGTTCGTAGATATGCACCTTGAGCCTGATGCTAAAAAAGCAGCTGGCCCCCAAGTGATTGCAGAACTGATGAAGCACAATCAACAGCTCGAAGTTGTTGCTATGTCAGGAGACCTCAGCCTTCCTCTGATGGAGAGTTGTCTTAAAGCCGGTGCTCAAAGATTTTTAGGCAAGCCCCTCACTCCCGAAGAAGTTCATCTTGTCTTGGCAAAAATTGAAGCTCTTTGGGATCTTCGCAATATCGACTCTCAATCAGACCGCAATAAAGCTCACTGGGTCGGTGGCTCTGAAGCTTCCGTAAAAATAAAAAAACGAATCGCCGAACTTCGCGGTGAATCCAACAGCATTCTTATCGAAGGCGAAACTGGAACTGGTAAAGAAGTTGTTTCACGCATGCTTAATCAGCAAGAGGGTAACCGTCCCTTTATCGCCGTCAACTTAGCAAGTATCCCAGAGCACCTCTTTGAATCTGAAATGTTTGGCCACCTCAAAGGCGCCTTCACGGGTGCCGAGCAAAACAAAATGGGCCTTGCCGAAGCAGCCAACGGAGGGGATCTTTTTTTAGACGAGATCGAAGCACTTCCTCTTTCTCAGCAAGCCAAACTGCTGCGCTTTTTAGAAAGTGGAGAAATTCGCAAAGTAGGTGCGAAAGAAACCACCACTGTGCAAACACGCGTGATCGCTGCCAGCAATAAGCCTCTCGAAAAAATGGTCCGTGATGGAGAGTTTCGCGAAGACCTTTTGTACCGTTTGTCATCTCAAAAGATTCAACTTCCACCACTTCGTGACAGATTGAGCGATATTGCAGAGCTTGCGCAGTTTTTTCTGGAGGCCGAGCGTCCTCGTCGCAATAAAGCATTTGCCGAAGATGGGTTAACAGCGTTACAAAACTACAAGTGGCCTGGCAACATTCGAGAGTTAAAGAGGGTTTGTGAGCAACTCAGCCTGACTTCCCCTTTACCTGTGATTCGCGCCCAAGACGTGCATAAATGGATTCAGCCGTCTTTAAGCCCTCAAGCTTCTACTTTAAACCCTTTGGATTTGAACAAAGGTTTAACTGCGCTCTTGGCAGAGCATGAAGCGATGATTATTAAAACTTGCCTTCAGGGCACCAAGGATGTGGAAGAAGCTGCCCGCCAATTGCAAATCTCCCGTTCAAGTCTTTATAAAAAAATTAAGGACTATAAGTTAGAAGAGGAATTAGTATAA
- a CDS encoding putative phosphatidate cytidiltransferase (COG0575 CDP-diglyceride synthetase) → MDLFDFTFPIRISIPTAWESHIYRQTVLIVLSIIFVSAAIIFIFRKKNYYFVQSWASIKSWIVAAPLLFLTMGLPEPWPLVFLTGLAIVGAKIFFQIMGMFHRSYFVLICYAGIIGLGISAWYDRLDIYNAMPMIVLGVSCLVPLVRNSYKRMIQYMSLTLLAFIFLGWSFMHLGLILKFPNGIYQVMYLIILTEFCDNTNLAMGRYFGGWRLFPKINPRRTVGSTAVSVLLTLFLAGSMRFLLPDGSDKYWLASGLVASLGGFVGDLVMTVIRRDAGMKTVGPFIIGRGDFLHRMDRLIFVAPIYYYVMTVLL, encoded by the coding sequence ATGGACTTATTTGATTTTACGTTCCCGATTCGCATCTCAATTCCCACCGCGTGGGAAAGTCATATCTACCGCCAAACTGTTTTGATTGTACTTTCTATTATTTTTGTCTCTGCCGCGATTATTTTCATTTTCAGAAAGAAGAACTATTACTTCGTTCAATCATGGGCCAGCATCAAAAGTTGGATCGTAGCAGCTCCCTTACTCTTCCTGACCATGGGCCTACCAGAGCCTTGGCCTCTCGTCTTCCTCACAGGTCTTGCCATCGTGGGTGCAAAGATCTTTTTTCAAATCATGGGGATGTTCCATCGTAGCTATTTTGTTCTTATTTGTTACGCGGGAATTATCGGCCTTGGTATTTCAGCATGGTATGATCGCTTAGATATCTATAACGCTATGCCAATGATCGTTCTGGGCGTGAGCTGCCTCGTGCCTCTGGTGCGCAATTCTTATAAGCGCATGATTCAGTACATGTCGCTCACTCTTTTAGCTTTTATTTTCCTTGGCTGGTCTTTCATGCACTTGGGATTAATTTTAAAATTCCCTAATGGAATTTACCAAGTCATGTACTTAATTATTCTGACAGAGTTCTGTGATAATACGAACTTAGCCATGGGTCGTTACTTTGGTGGCTGGAGATTGTTTCCTAAAATCAATCCTCGTCGTACCGTCGGCTCTACAGCGGTTTCGGTTCTTTTGACTCTCTTCTTAGCAGGCTCTATGCGCTTCTTACTTCCTGATGGCTCTGATAAATACTGGCTCGCTTCAGGATTAGTCGCTTCACTTGGTGGCTTTGTCGGCGATCTAGTGATGACCGTGATTCGTAGAGACGCAGGAATGAAAACCGTGGGACCGTTCATTATTGGCCGAGGCGACTTCCTTCACCGCATGGATCGTTTGATCTTTGTAGCACCGATTTATTATTACGTTATGACGGTGCTTCTATGA
- a CDS encoding hypothetical protein (COG2119 Predicted membrane protein), producing MEAFINSFLLVFAGEMGDKTQLLSLLLVSRYRQPWVILGGVFVATILNHALASWAGGWVASLLEPRYLTWGLAFTFFAFGLWILVPDKEEEIKSSGRFGVFLTTVIAFFIAEMGDKTQLATIALGARFADPWIVTLGSTAGMMGSNALAIFLGEKLLRRIPMKWVRVAACILFMVFGIAILMGLQ from the coding sequence TTGGAAGCTTTTATTAATTCATTCTTATTAGTGTTTGCAGGCGAGATGGGAGATAAAACTCAGCTTTTATCACTACTCTTGGTCAGTCGTTACAGACAGCCTTGGGTGATCTTAGGGGGAGTTTTCGTCGCAACTATCCTTAACCATGCTTTGGCATCCTGGGCCGGTGGTTGGGTAGCCTCCTTACTGGAGCCGCGCTATTTGACGTGGGGCTTGGCGTTTACATTCTTTGCTTTCGGATTGTGGATTCTTGTTCCTGATAAGGAAGAAGAGATTAAATCTTCTGGACGCTTTGGTGTTTTTCTAACAACTGTGATTGCTTTCTTCATTGCCGAAATGGGTGACAAAACGCAATTGGCGACTATCGCACTTGGTGCGCGTTTTGCGGACCCTTGGATCGTGACGTTAGGTAGTACAGCGGGAATGATGGGCTCTAATGCATTGGCCATTTTTCTAGGGGAAAAACTTCTTCGCCGCATTCCAATGAAGTGGGTGAGAGTCGCAGCTTGTATCCTCTTTATGGTTTTTGGAATCGCTATTTTGATGGGACTGCAATAG
- a CDS encoding bifunctional deaminase-reductase domain protein (COG0262 Dihydrofolate reductase), whose protein sequence is MSKVFVNIGLSLDGYMAPEGMTLENWNTPEYKNWAAKWGELMGWAIGLQYFRENLQFGKGGETGPVNDLFKKTAERIGANIMGKRIFDAGEISWPEEAPFHGPVYVLTHEKREPWVRPGGTTFYFVNEGPEHALELARKAAGEKDIRISGGADVIQQYLNLGVVEELEIALVPVIFGGGRRLFENMKDPMPQFKIEKVLDSPKATHLRYVRK, encoded by the coding sequence ATGAGCAAGGTCTTTGTGAATATCGGATTGAGTCTTGATGGTTATATGGCACCTGAGGGAATGACTCTCGAAAATTGGAACACTCCAGAATATAAAAACTGGGCTGCGAAGTGGGGAGAGCTCATGGGGTGGGCGATCGGGCTGCAATACTTTCGCGAGAATCTTCAATTCGGTAAAGGTGGAGAAACAGGCCCAGTGAATGATCTCTTTAAAAAGACTGCCGAGCGTATAGGCGCCAACATTATGGGAAAGCGCATATTCGATGCTGGCGAAATTTCTTGGCCGGAAGAAGCCCCCTTTCACGGTCCCGTTTATGTTCTGACTCATGAAAAACGCGAGCCTTGGGTACGCCCCGGGGGAACCACATTCTACTTTGTAAACGAAGGCCCCGAACACGCACTCGAATTAGCTCGCAAGGCGGCGGGTGAAAAAGATATCAGAATCTCAGGCGGTGCCGACGTGATTCAACAATACCTAAACTTAGGGGTCGTCGAAGAACTAGAAATCGCCTTAGTCCCGGTCATCTTCGGAGGAGGCCGTCGCCTTTTCGAAAACATGAAAGACCCCATGCCACAATTCAAAATCGAAAAAGTCCTAGACAGCCCCAAAGCCACACACTTGCGCTACGTACGAAAATAA
- a CDS encoding hypothetical protein (COG4539 Predicted membrane protein) — protein MKTLDQWLSEYSQSHQNLTNQKIHKFCVPAIFFSILGMLWSIPAGALNIALIALGVVMPFYILLGKRALMLVLPQILIYGALLYAWEQSPFKEQMFWACLGIFVVAWIGQFIGHKIEGKKPSFFKDLQFLLIGPLWIIKGSP, from the coding sequence ATGAAGACCCTAGATCAGTGGCTCAGCGAATACAGTCAGAGTCACCAGAACCTCACTAATCAAAAGATTCATAAGTTTTGTGTTCCTGCCATTTTCTTTTCTATTTTGGGAATGCTTTGGAGTATCCCTGCTGGGGCTTTAAATATCGCACTGATTGCCTTAGGTGTGGTGATGCCGTTTTATATTCTCTTAGGTAAGCGTGCCTTAATGCTCGTCTTACCGCAAATTCTTATCTATGGAGCTTTACTCTATGCTTGGGAACAATCGCCATTCAAAGAGCAGATGTTTTGGGCGTGTCTGGGTATTTTTGTAGTCGCGTGGATAGGGCAATTTATTGGGCATAAAATCGAAGGCAAGAAACCATCGTTTTTTAAAGATCTGCAGTTTCTCTTAATTGGTCCACTCTGGATTATTAAAGGCTCCCCTTAG
- a CDS encoding putative metal-dependent hydrolase (COG0491 Zn-dependent hydrolases, including glyoxylases), which translates to MNNSIESIQLKIGPYEICPVPTGEFALDGGAMFGTVPKVLWERTNPADDKNRIPMEARALLLKSNGLNILIDTGNGSDFVLKYGEKLGTKFSEMYAIDQNGPSLMKSLNKHGVKPEDIHHVIITHLHFDHAGGATTERQGELAPTFPNATYWVQKKNLETARHPNLREKASYYAANFEPLEKAGVLKVIDGAQEILPGISVFISNGHTEGQQIVKVTDGTNTLLYCADMVPTSTHVRTPWLMGYDLQPLVLMEEKKEHLSKAADENWYLFFEHDPYCDAALIERSGSDFAVKSRVVFQNP; encoded by the coding sequence ATGAATAATTCCATCGAATCTATTCAACTAAAAATCGGTCCCTATGAAATCTGCCCAGTGCCCACAGGCGAGTTTGCCTTAGACGGCGGTGCCATGTTTGGGACCGTGCCTAAAGTTTTATGGGAGCGCACCAATCCTGCGGATGATAAGAATCGCATTCCTATGGAAGCTCGTGCTTTATTATTAAAATCAAATGGTCTTAATATTTTAATTGATACTGGAAACGGATCTGACTTTGTTCTTAAGTACGGCGAAAAGTTAGGTACTAAATTTTCCGAGATGTATGCCATTGACCAAAATGGCCCATCTCTTATGAAGTCCTTGAACAAACACGGCGTAAAGCCAGAGGATATCCACCACGTCATCATCACTCATTTACACTTTGACCACGCTGGTGGCGCAACAACAGAGCGTCAGGGAGAACTTGCTCCGACATTCCCAAACGCCACTTATTGGGTGCAGAAAAAGAATCTTGAAACAGCTCGCCACCCCAACTTAAGAGAAAAAGCGAGTTATTACGCTGCGAATTTTGAGCCTCTCGAAAAAGCTGGCGTTCTTAAAGTGATCGACGGCGCCCAAGAGATTCTTCCAGGTATTTCTGTCTTCATTTCAAATGGCCACACCGAGGGACAACAGATTGTTAAGGTCACTGATGGTACGAACACTTTGCTTTATTGCGCCGACATGGTGCCTACGAGCACCCACGTTCGCACACCATGGCTTATGGGTTACGACTTACAGCCCTTGGTTCTGATGGAAGAAAAGAAAGAGCACCTTAGCAAAGCGGCCGACGAAAATTGGTATCTGTTTTTTGAACATGATCCCTATTGTGATGCGGCTCTTATCGAGCGCAGTGGCAGTGACTTTGCTGTAAAATCACGAGTGGTATTTCAAAACCCATGA
- a CDS encoding oxidoreductase (COG0277 FAD/FMN-containing dehydrogenases) yields MSPSALSPAAISELSHFLKPDQIKTDLESLKYWGKDWTTYFDVNSSAIVFPRSTEDVVALVKWARTHKVGLIPSGGRTGLSGAAVATQGEVVVSFDQMNKIKDFSSIDQTVVIEPGVVTEALQEFATSKQLFYPVDFAAVGSSQMGGNIATNAGGIKVVRYGLTRDWVAGLTVVTGTGDVLHLNNGLIKNATGYDLRHLFIGSEGTLGFIVEAKIQLTAPPPPLQVLVMGVSGLDAVMKIFAEFKTKTSLVAFEMFSDKALDKVLEGTGLPAPLDTKTPFYVLAEVEAGSENEQESIMSVFEKCLEEEWVLDGVMSQSDVQATTFWRYREDISESLAKYSPYKNDIAVTISQVPAFMNDLDVVLKNAYPTWEVVWFGHIGDGNLHINILRPEGMSKEEFVQECRKVDVLIFDSVKKYHGSISAEHGVGLTKKSFLNYTRSEAEIQIMRGIKDVFDPDHVINPGKLV; encoded by the coding sequence ATGTCTCCATCTGCGCTTTCTCCTGCGGCTATCAGTGAACTGTCTCATTTCCTAAAACCAGATCAAATCAAAACAGATCTTGAAAGCTTGAAGTACTGGGGTAAGGACTGGACGACTTATTTTGACGTAAATTCTTCCGCGATTGTTTTCCCTCGCTCTACAGAAGATGTCGTGGCCCTTGTCAAATGGGCGCGTACTCACAAAGTGGGCCTTATCCCATCGGGTGGGCGCACAGGTCTTTCGGGCGCCGCTGTCGCCACACAAGGTGAAGTCGTGGTTTCCTTTGATCAAATGAACAAGATCAAAGACTTCAGCTCGATTGATCAAACTGTAGTGATTGAGCCCGGTGTTGTTACAGAAGCCCTGCAAGAGTTTGCAACTTCAAAGCAACTTTTCTATCCCGTAGATTTTGCCGCCGTTGGCTCTTCCCAAATGGGTGGAAACATCGCGACGAATGCTGGCGGCATTAAGGTTGTTCGCTATGGTCTGACTCGTGATTGGGTTGCAGGTCTGACCGTTGTCACTGGCACGGGCGATGTTTTACACCTCAATAACGGCCTTATTAAAAACGCCACAGGTTATGATCTTCGACATTTATTCATCGGCTCTGAGGGAACCCTTGGCTTTATCGTAGAAGCTAAAATTCAACTCACAGCTCCCCCTCCTCCTTTGCAAGTTCTTGTCATGGGAGTCAGTGGCCTTGATGCTGTGATGAAAATCTTTGCTGAATTTAAAACAAAAACGTCACTGGTTGCTTTTGAAATGTTCTCAGACAAAGCCTTAGATAAGGTTCTAGAGGGCACAGGTCTACCTGCACCTTTAGATACTAAAACTCCGTTTTATGTTTTAGCAGAAGTGGAAGCTGGTAGCGAAAACGAGCAAGAATCCATCATGAGCGTTTTCGAAAAATGCCTTGAAGAAGAATGGGTGCTTGATGGAGTGATGAGTCAGTCGGATGTTCAAGCGACGACCTTCTGGCGCTATCGCGAAGACATCTCTGAGTCTTTAGCAAAATACTCTCCGTACAAAAATGATATCGCTGTGACGATCTCTCAAGTTCCAGCCTTTATGAATGATCTCGATGTTGTCTTGAAAAACGCCTACCCAACATGGGAAGTCGTATGGTTTGGTCATATCGGTGATGGCAATTTGCACATCAACATTTTGCGTCCTGAGGGAATGAGCAAAGAAGAATTTGTGCAAGAGTGCCGTAAAGTCGACGTGCTTATCTTTGACTCTGTTAAAAAATACCACGGGTCAATCTCGGCGGAACACGGTGTGGGATTAACGAAGAAATCCTTTTTAAACTACACTCGTTCTGAGGCGGAGATTCAAATCATGCGTGGGATTAAGGATGTCTTCGATCCTGATCATGTCATCAATCCGGGGAAGTTGGTCTAG
- a CDS encoding acyltransferase family protein (COG0204 1-acyl-sn-glycerol-3-phosphate acyltransferase), whose protein sequence is MKDWYYENDQWTKLPAYLKHLPLFTRHLDMFSVFMRFLWSIFLKNICFKFYIRLKVKGTPFKEIYRTHPKLIIISNHASHLDAVSIAASIPRRYWLNLYIAAAKDYFFSNPLFTFFSKHCLGAIPIDRKDRKGEAINLILKLLTELPRMWLIIFPEGTRSKDGKIQTFKRGVSIFSERTQTPLLFTYLEGNNELWPKGQPIPLPGKLVLHVGPVHPPGPIQDVYTHYKQWVLTINPNAFPAEEPAPETTEEKKEDLENE, encoded by the coding sequence ATGAAAGATTGGTACTACGAAAACGATCAGTGGACCAAGCTCCCTGCTTATTTAAAACATCTTCCTTTATTCACAAGACACTTGGATATGTTCAGTGTCTTTATGCGATTTCTTTGGTCGATCTTTCTAAAAAATATCTGCTTTAAGTTCTATATTCGCTTAAAAGTTAAAGGCACTCCTTTTAAAGAAATTTATCGAACTCATCCAAAGCTCATTATTATCAGCAATCACGCCAGTCACTTGGATGCCGTTTCTATTGCAGCGTCAATTCCCCGTCGCTACTGGCTGAATTTATATATCGCAGCCGCCAAGGATTATTTCTTTTCAAATCCTCTATTTACTTTCTTCAGTAAACACTGCCTCGGCGCCATTCCGATTGATCGCAAGGATCGCAAAGGTGAAGCTATCAATTTAATTTTGAAGCTTCTCACAGAGCTTCCGCGTATGTGGCTGATCATTTTCCCAGAAGGCACTCGTTCAAAAGATGGTAAAATACAAACCTTTAAGCGCGGTGTTTCTATTTTTTCTGAAAGAACACAGACCCCTCTACTCTTTACCTACCTCGAAGGGAATAATGAGTTATGGCCCAAAGGGCAACCCATTCCCCTACCTGGAAAGTTAGTTCTTCACGTGGGCCCGGTTCACCCTCCAGGTCCGATTCAAGATGTGTATACTCACTACAAACAGTGGGTCTTAACGATCAATCCGAATGCCTTCCCTGCTGAGGAGCCGGCTCCTGAAACAACGGAAGAAAAAAAGGAGGATTTAGAAAATGAATAA
- a CDS encoding D-3-phosphoglycerate dehydrogenase (COG0111 Phosphoglycerate dehydrogenase and related dehydrogenases) has product MTALKILLVENIHPMAKKNLEAEGFLVDSLSYAPSEDELLSLLPKYQVLGIRSKTQITEKVLKENPHLHGIGCFCIGTNQVHLEAARDLGIPVFNAPHSNTRSVAELVIGEMIALSRQLGDRNTKAHRGEWVKSAEGAHEVRGKTLGIVGYGHIGSQVSVLAEAMGLRVCFYDVIKKLPLGNAQSVANLDELLAMSDFVTLHVPETLDTKDMIGARELSIMKEGSYLINASRGSVVVIEALASALLENKIAGCAIDVFPEEPASNKDPFQSPLQNLNNVILTPHIGGSTEEAQYAIGIEVSESFRKFLKIGSSAGAVNFPNVDLPIRPGASRLVNVHRNEPGVLGEINGLISQAGANIEGQYLATDEKIGYLVMDVDSGHADILCDSISNLGRSIRTRKL; this is encoded by the coding sequence ATGACCGCTCTAAAAATCCTTCTTGTAGAAAACATTCATCCAATGGCTAAAAAGAATCTGGAAGCCGAAGGGTTTCTGGTAGACTCCCTGAGTTATGCTCCTTCAGAGGATGAGCTTTTGTCACTCTTGCCGAAGTATCAAGTTCTCGGAATTCGCTCAAAAACACAGATCACTGAAAAGGTTTTGAAAGAAAACCCACACCTACACGGAATTGGGTGTTTTTGCATAGGGACCAATCAAGTTCATCTTGAGGCTGCACGTGATTTAGGAATTCCTGTTTTCAATGCACCTCATTCGAACACACGCTCAGTGGCTGAGTTGGTTATCGGAGAGATGATCGCTCTTTCTCGTCAATTAGGAGATCGCAATACCAAGGCTCATCGTGGAGAGTGGGTAAAGTCCGCTGAAGGAGCTCATGAGGTTCGTGGTAAGACTTTGGGGATTGTTGGATATGGTCATATCGGTAGTCAGGTGAGTGTCTTAGCCGAAGCTATGGGACTGCGAGTTTGCTTTTACGATGTTATTAAAAAATTACCACTAGGGAATGCGCAATCGGTAGCAAATTTGGATGAGCTATTAGCAATGTCAGATTTTGTGACTTTGCATGTTCCCGAAACATTAGATACCAAAGACATGATCGGTGCCCGCGAACTTTCAATTATGAAAGAGGGCAGCTATTTGATCAATGCCAGTCGTGGCTCTGTCGTTGTGATTGAAGCTTTAGCCAGTGCCTTGCTGGAAAATAAAATTGCAGGCTGTGCGATTGACGTTTTTCCAGAAGAGCCAGCTTCAAACAAAGATCCTTTTCAGTCTCCTCTGCAAAATCTTAACAATGTCATACTGACTCCACATATCGGGGGAAGTACTGAAGAGGCTCAGTATGCTATCGGGATTGAAGTTTCTGAGAGCTTTAGAAAGTTTTTAAAAATTGGTTCATCGGCAGGGGCTGTTAATTTTCCGAATGTTGATTTACCTATTCGCCCGGGGGCTTCGCGTCTTGTGAATGTACATCGTAATGAACCAGGGGTTCTAGGGGAGATCAATGGTTTGATTTCTCAAGCAGGAGCCAATATCGAAGGTCAGTACTTAGCGACGGATGAAAAAATTGGTTACCTCGTCATGGACGTCGACTCGGGGCACGCGGATATTCTATGTGATTCGATCAGTAATCTTGGACGAAGTATTCGTACGCGAAAACTTTAA